The window tTGGACTAGTCTCTGATTCTTTTTCCCCGAGGATATGTTTATCAGTGGCATTATTACCAGATGAcgatttgaaaaagaaaagctTCTTCATTTGGTGTATATCAAACAAGGCAAGCTTGaatcaaaaactatataataattataaagaAACAAAGCTTTATTAAGAGTGAGTTTGTACGTAAGAGAAAAGATAAAAGAGTGTCGGAAAGTGAAACCTACTTAAAACCACTTTGGTTTGGTCGGTGAGAATCATTCAACGGTTTGACTGACTGATGGGTTAAAAATAGAATCTAAGAACTTGTCAGAGAGCTTATGACAGATCCGTAAACATCGACTTGCTGTTTTAATAACCCTCCAAAATCGAATTATATCATTTTGTTGAAGCTGAGAACCGAACCTGGGGGCAGAGAAACTGAAGAAAGTGTTAAGATTGCGAACATTCGAAATACAAAATCTAATTGAAAGCCACAAACCTCTGAAGTTTACCATAAACAGAGAGAGATTCTCTAGAAATCGAAATCGAAACCGAAACGGAAAAACCCAAGTTTTATGATGGAGTTAGTTAACGCCGACTTTAGGCAAGAAGCGTTACTATTGAATAGCGCGATTCGAGAAGACAAAGAGTGACGACGACAAACAAGTTGGCTTTCTCCGTGAGCATTTTCTGGAAATTCAAATCTCTTTTTCGTTGCGCGGATAAAAGCCTTCTCCAGAGGAGGAGCGGGCCGTTTTGAATTTTCGTATCGTGGGCCCATTTCTGTactgttttttatattttcatttctaaaaatcttaaattgtcaaaaatttatatataaacaaaaatttaaaacgtCACTCTTTTAAATaggaaataaataattaactgaaaataaaattaaaaatatgtttaatcATTCTGTGGGATTCCACGGTTGTTTTAGCTAGTACAATGCTTTGTCCCTTTGATAATAACAAAACACAACAATGCAATAAACTGGACTAATAATGTGTCGGTTATTAACTTCCTAAATGCAAaagcttaatattttttttcttgtcaaccttaattttttttttactagtttCAGGAATAAGCCAATCGACCTTTGCTCATAATCAAtaggtatatttttttttatatatatacatatattaataatatatagttaGTTTCTTTCACTTATTGGATTTCTCTCGAGTCTCGACCAAAGTTTTTGTTTGACATTTGTAGTCAGTAAAGCAATGCCAGAACTATTAGATATTCATATAACCATTTGCACCCTCCAATTTTCACTCCATTCATCTAATAGAGGAGAAAAGGAGTTTATAGGAATAAAATCACATTGAGCGAAATACAAAAGAACACACACATGCCTTATTGAAAGGTATATTCATCGTCAACCGACATGACTGGCTGGTTTATTAAGACAATTGAAGGCTTATTTCACTCGGTGATGGACACGATAGTGACTCCAACACTGTGGATGACATCACTAGCTTGTCCGTGGAACCCGACGATCTTGTGGCCACTCTCCCCGAGAGTGAACTTCTCACCCGCACTCATTCCAAACGGAATTGACTCCCTTTTGTTCGTCTTGAACTGAAGTGAGATAATAGCTGGTTCATCCACTCCATAGATCTTATCATAGTATCCTACCAAGGCCGTGAGATACTCACCATCCTCAAGAACAAACTGAAAAATACACTCAAATAACAATGGTAAATGTAACTATAATTTAGGGAAGTATAATGTATAGCAAAAAAGAATCTTGTTGTTTTCAAAAAATGACCTCTTCAGCTCCGAGTATTGTCGCCTTCCCATGTTCATCTCCAGATACCAACTCTGTTCCCTTAGTGTACTCAAACTTCACAAAGGATACACCGTCGTTACCTTGTCCTACGTATATCTTCCTTACACCGTCGTAAACACCATCATCCCATGCAACTCCTCCGTTGCCGCCTACCGATGGTAGTTTCTTGGCTGGTACCAAAGGTGCAAAATATGCTCCTAGAGCATCAATAGCGTCACCTACTTTTCCATGGAATCCGACAAGGGGACAATCCTTTTGCTCAAGAACAAACTTCTTTCCCTTTGTATACCCAAAGGATGATGTTCTTCCTTTTGATGTTTTGATGGTAAGCGATGTGATGACGGTATTTTGAAAAAGGTTTGGCTTATCATAGGTTGCTTCCACCGATTTGATGTATTCATCCGGGAAATCAAGCACAAACTGCACCAAGAAGAAACATTCAAGAAAGTTAATGTTTAAGGTGTAAATCATCTCTTCCAAATAGGTCGTACCACTAGTAAAAACATTGTAAATTAGCCACGGAGTAGCCATTGTTGTTCCATGGCTATAGAAATTTCTTTCCACAAACCATGGTTGGTTATATAAGAAATTcatcggaaaaaaaaattgtccatAGCCACAAAATTTGCTATAGCCACATATTTTCGATAGCTATAGAACAGTTTTCTGTTACTGAACTAGCAATCAGAAAACTCTCAGAATTACTAAATTAAACTAAGATTTTGTTGTTTTACATTTTCACAattcacaaagaaaatttatagaGTTTACATCTAAACCATAGCTATAGCTTTTTTTAGATTATTGAACCAATCATGTATACTAGTAGAAGTACCTCGGATGGTGTTCCTCCTTTCACTCCATGGTGAAGTTGCTCTGACTTGCCACCTTTGGCATACTCGAACTCTAAATAAGTGATACGAACATTATCTTGACCAATGCGCAGCCTTTTAACCGCGTCGAAAGAGCCATCATTCCAAACACGTCCCTCTGTACCACCTTGAGCATCCAGCTTGTAAATAGGAGACAATGAAGGTGGGAGAGAGTTAATTACAAAGTAAACTCCAATGGCGTCGAGAGCATCACCCGCACGTCCATGAAACCCTACGATTTTCTTTCCGGGATCCTCAAACTCGAACTTTGTACCATTCACAAGTCCGAGCAAGTTTGGGCCAAACGTTGGAGACTTCCTACCCTTTGAAGTCTTGAATACGAGAGATGTGATCACGTCCGTGCCAAGGAGACCCACTTTGTTGTAGCTTCCCTCCACCGCTATGATCTGTTCGTCCGGATGTTGAGCTACAATAAACTGTATATGACAAAAACATTATTTAGTTATTCAATCACCAAATCAAAACCGACTAAATGAAACTATTGGCTTAAAGAATTCTAGAATGTGAAAAAAATGGCAGTGGAGAACCTCTTTTGGGTTTTGATCTTTTGTCCCATATTCACGTGTTACTACTTGGCCATCAACCTTCACGTAGTCGAA of the Brassica rapa cultivar Chiifu-401-42 chromosome A03, CAAS_Brap_v3.01, whole genome shotgun sequence genome contains:
- the LOC103857860 gene encoding jacalin-related lectin 22, with translation MSTVYRKLAICGGEGGSEWDDDVYEGVRKVYVGQDLKRITYIKFDYVKVDGQVVTREYGTKDQNPKEFIVAQHPDEQIIAVEGSYNKVGLLGTDVITSLVFKTSKGRKSPTFGPNLLGLVNGTKFEFEDPGKKIVGFHGRAGDALDAIGVYFVINSLPPSLSPIYKLDAQGGTEGRVWNDGSFDAVKRLRIGQDNVRITYLEFEYAKGGKSEQLHHGVKGGTPSEFVLDFPDEYIKSVEATYDKPNLFQNTVITSLTIKTSKGRTSSFGYTKGKKFVLEQKDCPLVGFHGKVGDAIDALGAYFAPLVPAKKLPSVGGNGGVAWDDGVYDGVRKIYVGQGNDGVSFVKFEYTKGTELVSGDEHGKATILGAEEFVLEDGEYLTALVGYYDKIYGVDEPAIISLQFKTNKRESIPFGMSAGEKFTLGESGHKIVGFHGQASDVIHSVGVTIVSITE